A portion of the Pseudoxanthomonas sp. JBR18 genome contains these proteins:
- a CDS encoding alanine/glycine:cation symporter family protein, protein MEKLVSTLNSVIWSPALVYLCLGAGLYFSLRTRFMQVRGFAEMIRLMFKGQSSASGVSSFQALAMSLSGRVGTGNIAGVATAIAFGGPGAVFWMWVVAFLGASTAYVESTLGQIYKERDPSGQYRGGPAYFIEKAMGQTWYAWTFAIVMVVAAGLLLPGVQANSIAQGMETAWGIPNWLTALVVVIALGFIIFGGVKRIARFAEFVVPFMALGYMLMALYVVFTNLGQVPVVFGLIVKCAFGMQAGFGAVLGLAVQWGVKRGIYSNEAGQGTGPHAAAAAEVSHPAKQGYVQAFSVYVDTLLVCSATAFLIISTGMYNVENPAGGFLYEGLPGAEVGPTYAQSAVETVLPGWGAGFVAIALLFFAFTTIVAYYYMAETNIAYINRKVHRPWMTFLLRICLMAAVAYGSVRSAKLAWGLGDIGVGLMAWLNIIAILILQKPALLALRDYEKQKKAGLDPVFDPQALGIRNAELWNEKKAD, encoded by the coding sequence GTGGAAAAACTCGTCTCGACCCTCAACAGCGTCATCTGGAGCCCGGCCCTGGTCTATCTGTGCCTGGGCGCCGGTCTGTACTTCTCGTTGCGCACCCGGTTCATGCAGGTGCGTGGCTTCGCCGAGATGATCCGGTTGATGTTCAAGGGCCAGTCCTCGGCCTCCGGCGTGTCCTCCTTCCAGGCGCTGGCCATGTCGCTCTCCGGGCGCGTGGGCACTGGCAACATCGCTGGCGTGGCCACGGCCATCGCCTTCGGCGGGCCGGGCGCGGTGTTCTGGATGTGGGTAGTGGCCTTCCTGGGCGCCTCGACGGCCTATGTCGAGTCCACGCTGGGCCAGATCTACAAGGAGCGTGACCCGTCCGGGCAGTATCGTGGCGGCCCGGCCTATTTCATCGAGAAGGCCATGGGCCAGACGTGGTACGCCTGGACCTTCGCCATCGTCATGGTGGTGGCCGCCGGCCTGCTGCTGCCGGGCGTGCAGGCCAACAGCATCGCCCAGGGCATGGAGACCGCCTGGGGCATCCCCAACTGGCTCACCGCGCTGGTAGTGGTCATCGCGCTGGGCTTCATCATCTTTGGTGGGGTCAAGCGCATCGCGCGCTTTGCCGAATTCGTGGTGCCGTTCATGGCGCTGGGCTACATGCTGATGGCCTTGTACGTGGTGTTCACCAACCTGGGCCAGGTGCCGGTGGTGTTCGGCCTGATCGTCAAGTGCGCCTTCGGCATGCAGGCCGGGTTCGGCGCGGTCCTGGGGCTGGCGGTGCAGTGGGGCGTCAAGCGCGGCATCTACTCCAACGAGGCCGGGCAGGGCACCGGCCCGCACGCGGCGGCGGCGGCCGAGGTCTCCCATCCGGCCAAGCAGGGCTACGTGCAGGCCTTCTCGGTCTACGTGGATACGCTGCTGGTGTGTTCGGCCACGGCCTTCCTGATCATCTCCACCGGCATGTACAACGTGGAGAACCCGGCCGGCGGCTTCCTCTATGAAGGCCTGCCAGGGGCCGAGGTCGGCCCGACCTATGCGCAGTCGGCGGTGGAAACCGTACTGCCAGGATGGGGGGCGGGCTTCGTGGCGATCGCGTTGCTGTTCTTCGCCTTCACCACCATCGTGGCCTACTACTACATGGCCGAGACCAACATCGCCTACATCAACCGCAAGGTGCATCGGCCGTGGATGACCTTCCTGCTGCGCATCTGCCTGATGGCGGCGGTGGCCTACGGCTCGGTGCGCAGCGCGAAGCTGGCCTGGGGCCTGGGCGATATCGGCGTGGGTCTGATGGCCTGGCTCAACATCATCGCCATCCTGATCCTGCAGAAGCCGGCGCTGCTGGCGCTGCGTGATTACGAGAAGCAGAAGAAGGCCGGGCTCGATCCGGTGTTCGATCCGCAGGCGCTGGGCATCCGCAATGCCGAGCTGTGGAACGAGAAGAAGGCGGACTGA
- the cysN gene encoding sulfate adenylyltransferase subunit CysN, whose translation MTAHTDIATYLKQHESKPLLRFITCGSVDDGKSTLIGRLLYDSKRLFDDQLAALESDSRRHGTQGPGIDYALLLDGLAAEREQGITIDVAYRYFDTDQRKYIVADCPGHAQYTRNMATGASTADLAVVLVDARKGLLTQTRRHSYIVSLLGLKRVVLAVNKMDLVDFDAGVFNAIAQDYRALAAQLGIEQVQCIPLSALEGDNLSSRSARTPWYDGPSLIEHLDSVPVDAREADSGLRLPVQYVNRPNQNFRGFAGTIAAGEVRPGDAVVVLPSARRSTVARVLDANGEVDLARAGQAVTLTLADEIDISRGDVIAAAGDPPEVSDQFAAHVLWMDDAALLPGRPYWLQIGARTVSASVSEIKHRIDVNSQEALAAKRLELNEVGVCNLSLDEPIAFEPYARNRALGGFILIDRQTNATVGAGTLDFALRRAGNVHWQHLDVDKAARARIKGQTPKVLWFTGLSGAGKSTVANLVDKRLHALGHHTFILDGDNVRHGLNRDLGFTDEDRVENIRRVAEVARLMADAGLIVLVSFISPFRAERRMARERFAPGEFVEVFVDVPLAVAERRDVKGLYAKARAGKIPNFTGIDSPYEAPEAPELHLRADTATPEEMVAQVLAQLGLE comes from the coding sequence ATGACCGCGCACACCGACATCGCGACCTACCTCAAACAGCACGAATCCAAGCCGCTGCTGCGCTTCATCACCTGCGGCAGCGTGGACGACGGCAAGAGCACGCTGATCGGCCGGCTGCTGTACGACAGCAAGCGCCTGTTCGACGACCAGCTGGCGGCGCTGGAGAGTGACAGCCGCCGCCATGGCACCCAGGGGCCGGGCATCGACTACGCGCTGCTGCTCGATGGTCTGGCCGCCGAACGCGAGCAGGGCATCACCATCGACGTGGCCTACCGCTACTTCGACACCGACCAGCGCAAGTACATCGTGGCCGATTGCCCGGGGCACGCGCAGTACACCCGCAACATGGCCACCGGCGCCTCGACCGCGGATCTGGCGGTGGTGCTGGTGGATGCGCGCAAGGGCCTGCTGACCCAGACCCGGCGGCACAGCTACATCGTCTCGCTGCTGGGCCTCAAGCGCGTGGTGCTGGCGGTCAACAAGATGGATCTGGTCGACTTCGACGCCGGCGTGTTCAACGCCATCGCGCAGGACTATCGCGCGCTGGCCGCGCAGCTGGGCATCGAGCAGGTGCAGTGCATCCCGCTCTCGGCGCTGGAGGGCGACAACCTGTCCAGCCGCTCCGCCCGGACCCCGTGGTACGACGGCCCCAGCCTGATCGAGCACCTGGACAGCGTGCCCGTGGACGCGCGCGAGGCCGACAGCGGCCTGCGCCTGCCGGTGCAGTACGTCAATCGCCCGAACCAGAACTTCCGCGGCTTCGCTGGCACCATCGCGGCTGGCGAAGTACGCCCGGGCGACGCGGTGGTGGTGCTGCCCTCGGCACGCCGCTCCACTGTGGCCCGCGTACTGGACGCCAACGGCGAGGTGGACCTGGCCCGCGCCGGGCAGGCGGTGACCCTGACCCTGGCCGATGAGATCGACATCAGCCGGGGCGATGTGATCGCCGCGGCGGGCGACCCGCCCGAGGTCTCCGACCAGTTCGCCGCGCACGTGCTGTGGATGGACGATGCCGCGCTGCTGCCCGGTCGCCCCTACTGGCTGCAGATCGGCGCGCGCACCGTCTCGGCCAGCGTCAGCGAGATCAAACACCGGATCGACGTGAACAGCCAGGAGGCCCTGGCCGCCAAGCGCCTGGAGCTCAACGAGGTGGGGGTCTGCAATCTGTCCCTGGACGAGCCGATCGCCTTCGAACCCTATGCCCGCAACCGGGCCCTGGGCGGCTTCATCCTGATCGACCGCCAGACCAATGCCACCGTCGGCGCCGGCACGCTGGATTTCGCCCTGCGCCGCGCCGGTAACGTGCATTGGCAGCACCTGGACGTGGACAAGGCCGCGCGGGCCCGGATCAAGGGCCAGACGCCCAAGGTGCTGTGGTTCACCGGCTTGTCCGGCGCCGGCAAGTCCACCGTGGCCAACCTGGTCGACAAGCGTCTGCATGCGCTGGGCCACCACACCTTCATCCTGGATGGCGACAACGTCCGTCACGGGCTCAACCGCGACCTGGGCTTCACCGACGAGGATCGTGTGGAGAACATCCGCCGTGTCGCCGAGGTGGCGCGGCTGATGGCCGACGCCGGGCTGATCGTGCTGGTGAGCTTCATCTCGCCCTTCCGCGCCGAGCGGCGGATGGCACGGGAGCGCTTCGCCCCCGGGGAATTTGTCGAAGTCTTCGTCGATGTGCCGCTGGCCGTGGCCGAACGACGCGACGTCAAGGGGCTCTACGCCAAGGCCCGGGCCGGCAAGATTCCCAACTTCACCGGCATCGACTCGCCCTACGAGGCGCCTGAGGCGCCGGAGCTGCACCTTCGCGCCGACACCGCCACGCCCGAAGAGATGGTGGCCCAGGTCCTGGCGCAGCTCGGGCTGGAATAG
- the cysD gene encoding sulfate adenylyltransferase subunit CysD: MPDAVASLSHLDRLEAESIHILREVAAAFRNPVLLYSVGKDSSVLLHLLLKAFAPAVPPIPLLHVDTRWKFREMIAFRDRRAAETGVDLRVHINPDGVAQDVGPITHGATVHTDIMKTQGLKQALDQYKFDAAIGGARRDEEKSRAKERVFSFRNDKHRWDPKNQRPELWNLYNARVHSGESVRAFPLSNWTELDIWLYIYRENIPVPSLYLARERPVVERDGALIMVDDARLPLHPGEVPMMKSVRFRTLGCYPLTGAVESTADTLEKIIAEMLVATSSERQGRVIDHDPTASMEKKKLEGYF, encoded by the coding sequence ATGCCAGACGCCGTCGCCTCGCTGTCCCATCTCGATCGCCTGGAAGCCGAGAGCATCCACATCCTGCGCGAGGTCGCCGCGGCGTTCCGCAATCCGGTGCTGCTGTATTCGGTGGGCAAGGATTCTTCGGTGCTGCTGCACCTGCTGCTCAAGGCCTTCGCCCCGGCGGTGCCGCCGATCCCGTTGCTGCATGTGGACACACGCTGGAAGTTCCGCGAGATGATCGCCTTCCGCGACCGCCGTGCCGCCGAGACCGGCGTGGACCTGCGCGTGCACATCAACCCCGACGGCGTGGCGCAGGACGTTGGCCCGATCACCCACGGTGCCACGGTCCATACCGACATCATGAAGACCCAGGGCCTGAAGCAGGCGCTGGATCAGTACAAGTTCGATGCCGCCATCGGCGGGGCGCGCCGCGACGAAGAGAAGTCGCGGGCCAAGGAGCGGGTGTTCTCCTTCCGCAACGACAAGCATCGCTGGGACCCCAAGAACCAGCGCCCCGAGCTGTGGAACCTGTACAACGCGCGTGTGCACAGCGGCGAGAGCGTGCGTGCGTTCCCGCTGTCCAACTGGACCGAGCTGGACATCTGGCTCTACATCTACCGCGAGAACATCCCCGTGCCCTCGCTGTACCTGGCCCGCGAGCGCCCGGTGGTCGAGCGCGACGGTGCGCTGATCATGGTCGACGACGCGCGCCTGCCGCTCCACCCGGGCGAAGTGCCGATGATGAAGTCCGTGCGCTTCCGCACCCTGGGCTGCTACCCGCTGACCGGCGCGGTCGAGTCCACCGCCGACACGCTGGAGAAGATCATCGCCGAGATGCTGGTGGCCACCTCCTCCGAACGCCAGGGCCGGGTGATCGACCACGACCCGACCGCCTCGATGGAGAAGAAGAAGCTGGAGGGGTATTTCTGA
- a CDS encoding sulfite exporter TauE/SafE family protein has product MDLSADLLWYVAIGFGAQLVDGALGMAYGITASTLLLGAGVPPAVASATVHAAECFTTGASAASHHAFGNIDRVLFRRLLLPGVIGAAVGAYLLASLPGDLMKPWIAGYLLLMGVWIVVRAFRPYQPRNVASHLRPLGFFGALVDALGGGGWGPVVASNLLARGNDLRLTVGTVNAVEFFVTLTASAVFLLTLGVGHWQIIAALAIGGVLAAPVGAWLVKRVRPRPMLGVVGALVIALSTRTLLKHFNVL; this is encoded by the coding sequence ATGGACCTCTCCGCCGACCTGTTGTGGTATGTCGCCATCGGCTTCGGCGCGCAGCTGGTCGATGGCGCGCTGGGCATGGCCTACGGCATCACCGCCTCCACGCTGCTGCTGGGCGCCGGCGTGCCCCCGGCGGTGGCCAGCGCCACGGTGCACGCGGCCGAGTGCTTCACCACGGGCGCCTCGGCCGCCTCGCACCACGCCTTCGGCAACATCGACCGGGTGCTGTTCCGGCGCCTGCTGTTACCCGGCGTGATCGGTGCGGCGGTGGGGGCCTACCTGCTGGCCAGCCTGCCGGGCGATCTGATGAAACCCTGGATCGCCGGTTACCTACTGCTGATGGGGGTGTGGATCGTGGTCCGGGCCTTCCGTCCCTACCAGCCGCGCAATGTGGCCTCGCACCTGCGCCCGCTAGGCTTCTTTGGCGCGCTGGTCGACGCGCTGGGCGGCGGTGGCTGGGGACCGGTGGTGGCCAGCAACCTGCTGGCACGCGGCAACGACCTGCGCCTGACCGTGGGCACCGTCAACGCGGTGGAGTTCTTCGTCACCCTCACCGCCTCGGCGGTGTTCCTGCTCACTCTGGGGGTCGGGCACTGGCAGATCATCGCCGCGCTGGCCATCGGCGGCGTGCTGGCCGCACCAGTCGGTGCATGGCTGGTCAAGCGCGTGCGTCCGCGCCCCATGCTGGGCGTGGTCGGCGCGCTGGTGATCGCGCTCAGTACCCGCACCCTGCTCAAACACTTCAACGTCCTATGA
- a CDS encoding assimilatory sulfite reductase (NADPH) flavoprotein subunit codes for MSSALPVPPLPLSTDQADALHRLTRDLDAARLWWLSGYAAGLAQGHPVASVGAVPAATSAPAASAGERATVLYGSQTGNAKRAAEALASELEGAGLAVRLVRADRYATRELAGERLLYLVISTQGEGDPPDDAIGFTEFLSGRRAPKLPELKFAVLGLGDSSYADFCGISRRLDARLAELGATRLFAAGEADLDIDTVAAPWRAQALEQARNVLKSAAAPSATVTPLRPAAATPVYSPSAPFQAEVLASQPIAGRDFKGPAFGRHGAPDKQVRHIELSLEGSGLSYLPGDALGIVHRNPDALVEPLLEALKLDGDAAHHIDGSERSVREWLAGHRELTKLSRPFLAAHAKLAGARELDDLLTPGNADLSALLGSHQVIDVLRRWPVEWNVAELLGALRPLAPRLYSIASSAKRVGEEVHLTVDVLNYDAHGHAHSGSASGFLASLAEGDHAAVYVEANERFRVPADGTRDIIMVGPGTGVAPFRAFTQERAETGASGRNWLFFGAQHFNSGFLYQSEWQEALKRGELNKLDLAFSRDQADKIYVQHKLRQRGREVYDWLRGGAHFYVCGSIAMGKDVHAALTQIVAEHGALDAEAAHDYLTTLQSEGRYSRDVY; via the coding sequence ATGTCCAGCGCCCTGCCCGTCCCGCCCCTGCCCCTGTCCACCGATCAGGCCGATGCCCTGCACCGCCTGACCCGCGACCTGGACGCCGCGCGCCTGTGGTGGCTGTCCGGCTACGCCGCCGGCCTGGCCCAGGGCCATCCCGTGGCCTCGGTCGGGGCCGTGCCGGCCGCCACGTCCGCACCCGCGGCCAGCGCAGGTGAGCGCGCCACCGTGCTGTATGGCAGCCAGACCGGCAACGCCAAGCGTGCCGCCGAGGCCCTGGCGTCAGAGCTGGAAGGCGCCGGCCTGGCGGTGCGCCTGGTCCGCGCCGACCGCTACGCCACGCGCGAGCTGGCCGGCGAGCGCCTGCTGTACCTGGTGATCAGCACCCAGGGCGAAGGCGATCCGCCGGACGATGCCATCGGCTTCACCGAATTCCTCAGCGGCCGCCGCGCGCCCAAGCTGCCGGAACTGAAGTTCGCCGTGCTGGGCCTGGGCGATTCCAGCTACGCCGACTTCTGCGGCATTTCCCGGCGTCTGGACGCGCGCCTGGCCGAACTGGGCGCCACGCGCCTGTTCGCCGCCGGCGAAGCCGACCTGGACATCGACACCGTTGCCGCGCCCTGGCGCGCGCAGGCCTTGGAGCAGGCCAGGAACGTCCTCAAGTCCGCCGCTGCGCCCAGTGCCACGGTCACCCCGCTGCGTCCGGCCGCGGCCACGCCGGTCTACTCGCCCAGCGCGCCGTTTCAGGCCGAGGTGCTGGCCAGCCAGCCCATCGCCGGGCGCGACTTCAAGGGCCCGGCGTTCGGTCGCCACGGCGCGCCAGACAAGCAGGTGCGGCACATCGAGCTGTCCCTGGAAGGCAGCGGCCTGTCCTATCTGCCGGGCGACGCGCTGGGCATCGTCCACCGCAACCCGGATGCGCTGGTCGAACCGCTGCTGGAAGCCTTGAAGCTGGACGGCGATGCCGCCCACCACATCGACGGCAGCGAACGCAGCGTGCGCGAATGGCTGGCCGGTCATCGCGAACTGACCAAGCTCTCGCGCCCGTTCCTGGCCGCCCATGCCAAGCTGGCCGGCGCGCGCGAGCTGGACGACCTGCTCACCCCCGGCAACGCCGACCTGTCCGCGCTGCTGGGCAGCCACCAGGTGATCGACGTGCTGCGCCGCTGGCCGGTGGAATGGAACGTGGCCGAGCTGCTGGGTGCGCTGCGCCCGCTGGCCCCCCGCCTGTATTCCATCGCCTCCAGCGCCAAGCGCGTGGGCGAGGAAGTGCACCTGACCGTCGACGTGCTCAACTATGACGCGCACGGCCACGCGCACAGCGGCTCGGCCAGCGGCTTTCTCGCCTCCCTGGCCGAAGGCGACCACGCCGCGGTGTATGTCGAGGCCAACGAGCGCTTCCGCGTGCCGGCCGACGGCACGCGCGACATCATCATGGTCGGCCCGGGCACGGGGGTGGCGCCATTCCGCGCCTTCACCCAGGAACGCGCCGAAACCGGCGCCTCGGGGCGCAACTGGCTGTTCTTCGGCGCCCAGCACTTCAACAGCGGCTTCCTCTACCAGAGCGAATGGCAGGAGGCGCTCAAGCGCGGCGAACTCAACAAGCTGGACCTGGCCTTCTCGCGCGACCAGGCCGACAAGATCTACGTGCAGCACAAGCTGCGCCAGCGCGGCCGCGAGGTCTATGACTGGCTGCGTGGCGGCGCGCACTTCTACGTGTGCGGCTCGATCGCCATGGGCAAGGACGTGCATGCCGCGCTGACCCAGATCGTCGCCGAGCATGGCGCCCTGGATGCCGAAGCCGCCCACGACTACCTCACCACCCTGCAGTCCGAGGGACGCTACAGCCGCGACGTCTACTGA
- the cysI gene encoding assimilatory sulfite reductase (NADPH) hemoprotein subunit codes for MQTKKIMSSHSVEDIKAESRRLRGSLLESLADPVTGALREDDQTLIKYHGSYQQDDRDLRDERRRQKLEPAYQFMIRTRTPGGVITPEQWLKLDAIATQYGNHSLRVTTRQAFQFHGVIKRELKATMQAINAALIDTLAACGDVNRNVQVAANPLLSDAHATLYADAAATSEHLLPNTRAYYEIWLDEEKVAGAGEETEPVYGDTYLPRKFKIGFALPPTNDVDVFANDLGFIGITDDAGQVVGYNVSLGGGMGASHGDAETYPRVADVVGFIPRAQLLDVATAVVTTQRDFGNRDVRKRARFKYTIDDKGLDFIKAQIEQRAGVQFQPARAFAFDHNGDRFGWTQGTDGRWHLTLSISAGRIADVDAATHLTGLREIAALLQEAGIGEFRMTANQNLVISNLDDALKPKVDALIAQHGLDAGNALPTALARKAMACVALPTCGLAMAEAERYLPAFTDKLQPLLDRHGLAEAPIVLRISGCPNGCSRPYLAEIALVGKAPGRYNLMLGGDHRGQRLNTLYRENITEDEILGALDPLFGRYAAERAGDEGFGDFLHRAGEIDLPPYPTHRSIPVEMHA; via the coding sequence ATTCAAACAAAGAAGATCATGAGCAGCCATTCCGTCGAAGACATCAAAGCCGAAAGCCGCCGCCTGCGGGGCAGTCTGCTGGAGAGCCTGGCCGATCCGGTCACCGGCGCGCTGCGCGAGGACGACCAGACGCTGATCAAGTACCACGGCAGCTACCAGCAGGACGACCGCGACCTGCGCGACGAGCGTCGCCGCCAGAAGCTGGAGCCGGCCTACCAGTTCATGATCCGCACGCGCACGCCGGGCGGCGTCATCACCCCCGAGCAGTGGCTGAAGCTGGACGCCATCGCCACCCAGTACGGCAACCACTCGCTGCGTGTCACCACGCGTCAGGCCTTCCAGTTCCACGGCGTGATCAAGCGTGAGCTCAAGGCCACCATGCAGGCGATCAACGCCGCGCTGATCGACACCCTGGCCGCCTGCGGGGACGTCAACCGCAACGTGCAGGTGGCGGCCAACCCGCTGCTGTCCGACGCGCACGCCACGCTCTACGCCGATGCGGCGGCCACCTCCGAACACCTGCTGCCCAACACCCGCGCCTATTACGAGATCTGGCTGGACGAAGAAAAGGTCGCCGGCGCCGGCGAGGAGACCGAGCCGGTCTACGGCGACACCTACCTGCCGCGCAAGTTCAAGATCGGCTTCGCCCTGCCGCCGACCAACGACGTGGACGTGTTCGCCAACGACCTGGGGTTCATCGGGATCACCGATGACGCCGGTCAGGTCGTCGGCTACAACGTCAGCCTCGGCGGCGGCATGGGCGCCAGCCATGGCGATGCGGAAACCTATCCGCGCGTGGCCGACGTGGTCGGCTTCATTCCGCGCGCGCAACTGCTCGATGTCGCCACCGCCGTGGTTACCACCCAGCGCGACTTCGGCAACCGCGATGTGCGCAAGCGCGCGCGCTTCAAGTACACCATCGACGACAAGGGCCTGGACTTCATCAAGGCGCAGATCGAGCAGCGTGCCGGCGTGCAGTTCCAGCCCGCGCGCGCGTTCGCCTTCGACCACAACGGCGACCGCTTCGGCTGGACGCAGGGGACCGACGGTCGCTGGCACCTGACCCTGTCGATCTCCGCCGGCCGCATCGCCGATGTCGATGCCGCCACCCATCTGACCGGCCTGCGCGAGATCGCCGCGCTGCTGCAGGAGGCGGGCATCGGCGAGTTCCGCATGACCGCCAACCAGAATCTGGTGATCTCCAACCTGGATGATGCGCTCAAGCCGAAGGTCGACGCGCTGATCGCTCAGCACGGTCTGGACGCCGGTAACGCCTTGCCGACCGCACTGGCGCGCAAGGCCATGGCCTGCGTGGCCCTGCCGACCTGCGGGCTGGCCATGGCCGAGGCCGAACGCTACCTGCCCGCGTTCACCGACAAGCTGCAGCCGCTGCTGGACAGGCATGGCCTGGCCGAAGCCCCGATCGTGCTGCGCATTTCCGGCTGCCCCAACGGCTGCTCGCGCCCGTACCTGGCCGAGATCGCCTTGGTCGGCAAGGCGCCGGGCCGCTACAACCTGATGCTCGGTGGCGACCACCGCGGCCAGCGCCTCAACACCCTGTACCGGGAGAACATCACCGAGGACGAGATCCTCGGCGCGCTCGACCCGTTGTTCGGCCGCTACGCCGCCGAGCGCGCAGGCGACGAGGGCTTCGGTGACTTCCTGCATCGGGCCGGCGAGATCGACTTGCCGCCCTACCCCACCCATCGATCCATTCCCGTGGAGATGCACGCATGA
- a CDS encoding phosphoadenylyl-sulfate reductase, which produces MNALPANTPRPRAADAIDLKAANAALEKLDAPARVAWALEHGPGVAALSSSFGAQSAVALHLLTQQRPDIPVILVDTGYLFPETYRFADALIDRLKLNIQVFRPLVSRAWMEARHGRLWEQGVVGIEQYNNLRKVEPMRRALDELEVGTWFTGLRRQQSTSRTDTPIVQLRGTRWKVSPIADWTDRDIWQYMKAHDLPYHPLWDEGYVSIGDIHTTRRWEPGMREEDTRFFGLKRECGIHEQL; this is translated from the coding sequence ATGAACGCGCTGCCTGCCAACACGCCGCGCCCGCGCGCGGCCGACGCCATCGACCTGAAAGCCGCCAACGCCGCGCTGGAGAAGCTGGACGCGCCCGCGCGCGTAGCCTGGGCGCTGGAACATGGCCCGGGCGTGGCCGCGCTGTCCTCCAGCTTCGGCGCGCAGTCGGCGGTGGCCCTGCACCTGTTGACCCAGCAGCGTCCGGACATCCCCGTGATCCTGGTTGATACCGGCTATCTGTTCCCGGAAACCTACCGCTTCGCCGACGCCCTGATCGACCGGCTCAAGCTCAACATCCAGGTGTTCCGCCCCCTGGTCAGTCGCGCCTGGATGGAAGCGCGTCACGGCCGGCTGTGGGAGCAGGGCGTGGTCGGCATCGAGCAGTACAACAACCTGCGCAAGGTCGAACCGATGCGCCGTGCGCTGGACGAGCTAGAGGTCGGCACCTGGTTCACCGGCCTGCGCCGCCAGCAGTCCACCAGCCGCACCGACACCCCCATCGTGCAGCTGCGCGGCACGCGCTGGAAGGTCAGCCCCATCGCCGATTGGACCGACCGCGACATCTGGCAGTACATGAAAGCCCACGACCTGCCCTACCACCCACTGTGGGATGAGGGTTACGTCTCCATCGGCGACATCCACACCACCCGCCGCTGGGAGCCGGGCATGCGCGAGGAAGACACCCGCTTCTTCGGCCTCAAGCGCGAGTGCGGGATCCACGAGCAGCTTTGA